One part of the Solanum dulcamara chromosome 8, daSolDulc1.2, whole genome shotgun sequence genome encodes these proteins:
- the LOC129899339 gene encoding uncharacterized protein LOC129899339, whose translation MASTIAFLSLQSPKCYKINQTFLCSNSLLKLKKQTSLSARQFKNLRSHKFQAKPLIFAVQSNFLKVLQTAWRVGKDGVEAGTNMVPDAIPRPIARICVTVVGAAFALFALKSFLSTVFFALAMMGVIYFGFIALNKDDGPKGGGDTASVDDSLEEARRIMEKYK comes from the exons atggcTTCCACAATCGCCTTTCTTTCATTGCAATCCCCAAAATGTTACAAAATAAATCAAACATTTCTTTGTTCAAATTCCCTTTTAAAGTTGAAAAAGCAAACATCTTTGTCCGCTAGACAATTCAAGAATCTCAGGAGCCACAAGTTTCAAGCAAAACCCTTAATTTTTGCAGTTCAATCCAATTTCTTGAAAG TTCTTCAAACTGCATGGAGAGTTGGAAAAGATGGAGTTGAAGCTGGAACCAACATGGTACCT GATGCCATCCCAAGACCAATAGCCAGGATTTGTGTGACTGTAGTTGGAGCGGCCTTTGCTCTCTTTGCACTCAAATCATTCCTGTCGACAGTTTTCTTCGCGTTG GCGATGATGGGAGTCATTTACTTTGGATTCATAGCCTTGAACAAGGACGATGGTCCAAAAGGCGGTGGAGACACCGCTTCTGTTGATGATAGTTTAGAAGAAGCAAGGAGAATAATGGAGAAGTACAAGTAA